In Dermacentor variabilis isolate Ectoservices chromosome 11, ASM5094787v1, whole genome shotgun sequence, one genomic interval encodes:
- the LOC142564271 gene encoding uncharacterized protein LOC142564271 encodes MLAPWQRLDAIKTFLYPALNFAMRVGLASKGEWQRLDEELRPLIKKTLYVPARASNEYVYGSSQAGSAGIPLAAELSDICRVDGAFKLLTSTDVEVRERAAGELEGVVSRRLRRPANTEDMEAYLSGETEGDFRQTSTQVQSVWTEARKASRRLSVAWELLEHGARINCGEASVSARNRHKLVKTIRALLSTERDRTLQDKPNQGKAMVCVAADPANSHFMRSGRYTHFIDWRFVHRARLNLLPLNATRLWAPAADKRCRRCGYGEETLPHVLCHCMRQSRAMTERHNTIVARIKKAALGRFTVIAENQVVGNTSLKPDLVLARGEEALILDVCCPFENRLQAFQDARKAKEEKYAPVQRHLLRRFQRVTVDAVVVGCLGSWDVGNDRVMRRLCSRSYLRTLKRLCISDTISASTKIFRAHVGTS; translated from the coding sequence ATGCTCGCCCCATGGCAGAGGCTGGATGCTATCAAAACATTTTTGTATCCAGCCCTCAACTTTGCCATGCGGGTGGGCCTTGCCAGCAAAGGAGAGTGGCAACGCCTGGACGAGGAGCTCCGCCCGCTCATCAAGAAGACCCTGTACGTGCCAGCCAGAGCTTCCAATGAATACGTGTACGGAAGCTCTCAGGCTGGCAGTGCAGGGATCCCACTTGCGGCGGAGCTCAGCGACATCTGTCGGGTGGATGGAGCCTTCAAGCTACTGACGTCGACCGACGTGGAGGTCCGGGAGCGTGCGGCAGGAGAGCTCGAGGGCGTAGTGTCAAGGCGGCTGAGACGACCCGCGAACACCGAGGACATGGAGGCCTACCTCTCAGGCGAGACGGAGGGCGACTTCCGACAAACGTCCACACAGGTCCAGTCTGTGTGGACGGAGGCCCGGAAAGCCTCCCGTCGCCTCTCCGTCGCCTGGGAGCTGTTGGAGCACGGAGCCCGCATCAACTGCGGAGAGGCCTCTGTGTCAGCGAGGAACCGCCACAAGCTGGTTAAGACCATCCGGGCGCTCCTCTCCACTGAAAGGGACAGGACTCTGCAAGACAAACCGAACCAAGGCAAGGCGATGGTGTGTGTGGCGGCCGACCCGGCAAACTCCCACTTCATGAGGTCCGGCCGCTACACCCACTTCATCGACTGGCGCTTCGTGCATCGAGCCCGTCTAAATCTCCTCCCCCTCAATGCCACAAGACTCTGGGCACCCGCAGCGGACAAAAGATGCAGACGCTGCGGGTATGGGGAGGAGACACTGCCGCATGTACTTTGCCACTGCATGCGGCAGAGCCGGGCCATGACGGAGCGTCATAACACCATCGTCGCCAGAATAAAAAAGGCTGCCTTGGGTCGGTTTACAGTCATTGCGGAGAACCAGGTCGTGGGCAACACATCACTCAAGCCCGACCTGGTACTGGCCCGTGGAGAGGAGGCACTCATCCTGGATGTCTGCTGCCCTTTCGAGAACAGGCTGCAGGCATTCCAGGACGCCCGGAAGGCTAAGGAGGAGAAGTACGCCCCTGTACAGCGTCATCTCCTCCGGCGGTTCCAGCGCGTGACGGTGGACGCGGTGGTCGTCGGCTGCCTTGGCAGCTGGGATGTGGGGAACGACCGGGTGATGCGCAGGCTGTGTAGTAGGTCATACCTACGGACTCTCAAACGCCTGTGCATCAGCGACACTATCAGCGCCTCTACAAAGATTTTTAGAGCCCATGTCGGCACCTCTTAA